One Mycobacterium kubicae genomic window carries:
- a CDS encoding cupin domain-containing protein — protein sequence MAAAPANATPPIGVSAVVLSKQTVNGKDYIVSQITIAPNGSTGWHTHQGEIYGIVKAGELTHYGADCRQDGVYGVGAPVTDPTGADHVHIGRNEGTVPLVLEVTYVDPAGAPTSDSASDPGCNFS from the coding sequence ATGGCCGCGGCTCCGGCCAACGCGACGCCGCCCATCGGAGTCAGCGCGGTGGTGTTGTCGAAACAAACCGTGAATGGGAAGGACTACATCGTCAGCCAGATTACGATCGCGCCGAATGGTAGTACCGGGTGGCACACGCACCAGGGCGAAATCTACGGCATCGTCAAGGCCGGCGAGCTGACTCACTACGGCGCGGACTGCCGTCAGGACGGCGTTTATGGCGTCGGAGCTCCAGTCACCGACCCGACCGGTGCCGACCACGTTCACATCGGGCGCAATGAGGGCACGGTGCCGCTGGTTCTAGAAGTCACCTACGTCGACCCGGCCGGCGCGCCCACATCTGACAGCGCATCGGACCCGGGTTGCAACTTCTCCTGA
- a CDS encoding thymidylate synthase, which produces MPIATPYEDLLRTVLETGTAKSDRTGTGTRSLFGQQIRYDLSAGFPLLTTKKVHFKSVAYELLWFLRGESNVGWLQEHGVTIWDEWASETGDLGPIYGVQWRSWPTPSGEHIDQISAALELLRTDPDSRRIIVSAWNVSDIPRMALPPCHAFFQFYVADGRLSCQLYQRSADLFLGVPFNIASYALLTHMMAAQAGLSVGEFVWTGGDCHIYDNHVEQVTEQLGRQPRPYPKLVLAERDSIFDYTYDDIKVENYDPHPAIKAPVAV; this is translated from the coding sequence GTGCCGATCGCCACACCCTACGAGGATCTGCTCCGCACAGTGCTCGAAACGGGGACGGCGAAATCCGACCGCACCGGCACCGGCACCCGCAGTCTGTTCGGCCAGCAGATCCGCTACGACCTGTCGGCCGGTTTCCCGTTGCTCACCACCAAGAAGGTGCACTTCAAGTCGGTGGCTTACGAGTTGCTGTGGTTCCTGCGCGGCGAGTCCAATGTCGGCTGGTTACAGGAGCACGGCGTCACGATCTGGGACGAATGGGCAAGCGAGACCGGCGATCTGGGCCCCATCTACGGAGTGCAGTGGCGCTCCTGGCCGACCCCGTCGGGCGAGCACATCGACCAGATCAGCGCGGCGCTGGAATTGCTGCGCACCGACCCCGATTCGCGGCGCATCATTGTCTCGGCGTGGAACGTCAGCGACATCCCGCGCATGGCGTTGCCGCCATGCCACGCCTTCTTCCAGTTCTACGTCGCCGACGGGCGGCTGAGCTGCCAGCTGTATCAGCGCAGCGCCGACCTGTTTCTCGGGGTGCCGTTCAATATCGCCAGCTACGCGCTGCTCACTCACATGATGGCCGCCCAGGCCGGCCTGTCGGTCGGGGAGTTCGTCTGGACCGGCGGCGACTGCCACATCTATGACAACCACGTCGAGCAGGTCACCGAGCAGCTGGGCCGCCAACCCCGGCCTTACCCCAAACTGGTTCTGGCTGAGCGCGATTCGATCTTCGACTACACCTACGACGACATCAAAGTCGAGAACTACGACCCGCATCCGGCGATCAAAGCCCCCGTCGCTGTATGA
- a CDS encoding winged helix-turn-helix domain-containing protein yields the protein MSNPSGRLTGAQARRIAVAAQGFTEPRRSGKITRAHLRRLISRIQVLQLDSVSVAVRAHYAPVFSRLGPYDRDVLDLAAWGPRPVRLLAEYWAHEAALVAVDDWPLLRWRMRQYRHGRWGTHIVKANPQLVEDVVAAVGELGPSTAGQIEAHLAAEPLQGAGGIKRAWWNRSDTKWVCEALFASGVLTTATRVGFARHYDLVERVLPADVLARQVDDEEAIRELTLRAAGGLGVGTEADIRDYFRLSAQQVKPAIADLVAAGEIEKVDVEGWSAPAYLRSGQSVPRADRGTALLCPFDPLIFFRPRVERLFGFHYRIEIYTPAAKRQYGYYVWPLLLDGQLVARVDLKADRAADTLQVVGAFAEPDVHRGQVAAALVGELESMASWLGLGGITVSQRGDLAAELGSAARRVS from the coding sequence GTGTCGAACCCTAGCGGCAGGCTCACCGGTGCTCAGGCCCGAAGGATAGCCGTTGCGGCACAAGGGTTTACCGAGCCGCGGCGCAGCGGCAAAATCACTCGCGCGCACCTGCGCCGCCTGATATCCCGCATTCAAGTCCTGCAACTGGATTCGGTCTCGGTCGCGGTGCGTGCGCACTACGCCCCGGTGTTCAGCCGGCTGGGACCGTACGACCGTGACGTGCTCGACCTTGCGGCCTGGGGTCCGCGGCCGGTGCGGCTGCTGGCCGAGTATTGGGCGCACGAAGCCGCGCTGGTGGCCGTCGACGACTGGCCGCTGCTGCGCTGGCGGATGCGCCAGTATCGCCATGGCCGGTGGGGCACCCACATCGTCAAAGCCAACCCCCAACTCGTCGAGGATGTCGTCGCCGCGGTCGGTGAGCTGGGCCCCAGCACGGCCGGACAGATCGAAGCACATCTGGCCGCCGAGCCACTGCAGGGCGCTGGGGGCATCAAAAGGGCATGGTGGAACCGCAGCGACACCAAATGGGTGTGTGAAGCGCTGTTCGCATCCGGAGTGCTGACCACCGCGACCCGCGTCGGCTTCGCCCGCCACTACGACCTGGTCGAGCGAGTGCTGCCCGCCGACGTGCTGGCCCGTCAGGTCGACGACGAAGAGGCGATCCGCGAACTGACGTTGCGCGCGGCCGGCGGGTTGGGGGTCGGCACCGAGGCGGATATCCGCGACTACTTCCGCTTGTCCGCGCAGCAGGTCAAGCCGGCCATCGCCGACCTGGTCGCGGCTGGTGAGATCGAGAAGGTCGATGTCGAGGGCTGGTCAGCGCCGGCCTATCTGCGCAGCGGTCAGAGCGTGCCACGCGCGGACCGCGGCACCGCATTGTTGTGCCCGTTCGACCCGTTGATCTTCTTCCGGCCCCGAGTCGAGCGGCTGTTCGGCTTTCACTATCGCATCGAGATCTACACCCCGGCGGCCAAGCGGCAGTACGGCTACTACGTGTGGCCGCTGCTGCTGGACGGTCAACTGGTCGCCCGTGTCGACCTGAAAGCCGACCGTGCCGCCGACACGCTGCAGGTCGTCGGCGCCTTCGCCGAACCCGACGTGCACCGAGGCCAGGTGGCCGCCGCGCTGGTCGGTGAACTGGAGTCCATGGCCTCCTGGCTGGGCCTGGGCGGGATCACGGTGTCGCAGCGCGGCGATCTCGCTGCCGAATTAGGCAGTGCCGCAAGGCGAGTCAGCTGA
- a CDS encoding dihydrofolate reductase: MTHAAELGLVWAQSTSGVIGRGGDIPWRLPEDLARFKQVTMGHTVVMGRRTWDSLPARVRPLPGRRNVVLSRQGGFTADGAQVVGSLEQALTDDDTWVIGGSEIYALALPLATRCEVTEVDIDLPRDDDDALAPLLDEAWVGETGEWLVSSGGLRYRFHSYSRP, encoded by the coding sequence ATGACCCATGCAGCCGAACTGGGCTTGGTGTGGGCTCAGTCGACGTCCGGCGTCATCGGGCGCGGCGGGGACATCCCGTGGCGGTTACCCGAGGACCTCGCCCGGTTTAAACAGGTCACTATGGGTCACACCGTGGTGATGGGCCGCCGCACGTGGGACTCTCTGCCCGCTCGGGTGCGACCGCTGCCGGGACGCCGCAACGTCGTCCTGTCCCGCCAGGGGGGTTTCACGGCGGACGGAGCGCAGGTGGTGGGCTCCCTCGAGCAGGCCCTGACCGATGACGACACGTGGGTGATCGGCGGTAGCGAGATTTATGCGCTGGCACTGCCGCTGGCCACCCGATGTGAGGTCACCGAGGTGGACATCGATCTGCCGCGCGACGATGATGACGCGCTAGCCCCCTTGCTCGACGAGGCGTGGGTGGGCGAAACGGGGGAGTGGCTGGTCAGCAGCGGTGGCCTGCGCTACCGGTTCCACAGCTACTCTCGGCCGTAA
- a CDS encoding acyl-CoA dehydrogenase family protein, translating into MSTGDLLYSDTEEALRDSVRQLFAERCAPETVATAYDDAPHDFSGLWRTLAADLGVAGLLVPETLGGAGASAREAAVVMEEIGQAVAPVPFLSSAVLATTALLLAGDTGTVSLLAEGATTAALVVSWFSAPGDAVAGVTSTADGLTGMVASVAGAAEADVLVIPVAGAKGVELHTVSLDAAGVEVSPRLAFDMTRPLADVRFSGAASSRVGTGSAEAAIGEALQTAAALLASEQLGLAQWCFATTLDYVKQRKQFGRAIGSYQAIKHRLADLWLEVNSATAAARYAADTCARGDQDAAVAAALAQAYCSGVAVHAAQECVQLHGGIGMTWEYPAHLYLKRAKSDQLALGTAYQHRARLADLVDLPPT; encoded by the coding sequence ATGAGCACCGGTGATCTGCTGTACTCCGACACCGAGGAGGCGTTGCGCGACAGTGTGCGCCAGTTGTTCGCCGAGCGCTGCGCGCCCGAGACCGTAGCTACAGCCTATGACGATGCGCCCCATGACTTTTCCGGGTTGTGGCGCACGCTGGCCGCCGACCTTGGGGTTGCCGGCCTGTTGGTGCCGGAAACCCTGGGCGGAGCCGGCGCAAGTGCCCGCGAAGCCGCCGTGGTGATGGAGGAGATAGGCCAGGCCGTTGCCCCGGTGCCGTTCCTGTCCAGTGCGGTGCTCGCCACGACTGCTCTGTTGCTGGCTGGTGATACCGGGACGGTGTCGTTGCTGGCCGAGGGCGCGACCACCGCGGCGCTGGTGGTGTCGTGGTTCAGCGCACCGGGCGACGCGGTCGCCGGGGTGACCAGTACTGCCGATGGTCTGACCGGAATGGTCGCCAGCGTCGCGGGTGCCGCCGAAGCCGACGTGTTGGTCATACCGGTTGCCGGTGCGAAGGGTGTTGAGCTGCATACCGTTTCGCTTGACGCCGCGGGGGTGGAGGTGTCACCTCGGTTGGCGTTCGACATGACCCGGCCGCTGGCCGACGTGCGGTTCTCGGGCGCCGCGTCGTCGCGGGTCGGTACTGGGTCGGCGGAGGCGGCGATCGGGGAGGCGTTGCAGACGGCGGCGGCTCTGCTGGCCAGCGAGCAGCTCGGCCTGGCGCAGTGGTGTTTTGCCACCACATTGGATTACGTCAAGCAGCGTAAGCAGTTCGGGCGTGCCATCGGGTCGTATCAGGCGATCAAGCACCGGTTGGCCGATCTGTGGCTGGAGGTCAATTCCGCGACGGCCGCGGCCCGGTATGCCGCGGACACGTGCGCCCGCGGTGATCAAGACGCTGCCGTCGCCGCTGCGCTGGCCCAGGCGTACTGCAGCGGTGTGGCGGTGCACGCCGCCCAGGAGTGCGTGCAACTGCACGGCGGCATCGGGATGACCTGGGAGTATCCAGCACACCTGTATCTGAAGCGGGCCAAGAGCGACCAGTTGGCCCTCGGCACCGCTTATCAGCATCGCGCCCGGTTAGCCGACCTGGTCGACCTGCCGCCCACCTAA
- a CDS encoding DivIVA domain-containing protein, whose product MVTEPAKVFSRKFWGYDPAAVDAQIEALTTRQQLLRDDVENLRARLRNSGDEVAALRKEVALLTETSPSPHAVQQRMAKMLRSAVDEVSQMQAEARAEAEALIAAAEAEAEAERRKHEDLLAEMAAQRKSLDAECEETRERLDAELSEMRAEARAAIDKAWQDAQREREQLLTDARQRADREREQARRAVNEASQQRIRILEQLMGVNRDLAAVPAALEAAYQEGKNSPEANGAEHADDKVSTG is encoded by the coding sequence GTGGTAACCGAACCCGCAAAAGTGTTTTCGCGCAAGTTCTGGGGCTACGATCCGGCCGCGGTTGATGCCCAGATCGAGGCGTTGACCACCAGGCAGCAGCTGCTGCGCGACGACGTGGAGAACCTACGGGCCCGGCTGAGGAACTCCGGCGACGAAGTGGCCGCGCTGCGCAAGGAGGTAGCCCTTCTCACCGAGACCTCACCGTCGCCGCATGCGGTGCAACAGCGGATGGCCAAGATGCTGCGCAGTGCGGTCGACGAGGTTTCCCAGATGCAGGCCGAGGCGCGGGCCGAAGCCGAGGCGCTGATCGCGGCGGCCGAAGCCGAGGCCGAGGCCGAGCGGCGAAAGCACGAAGATCTATTGGCCGAGATGGCGGCGCAACGCAAATCGCTGGACGCCGAGTGCGAGGAAACCAGGGAACGGCTCGACGCCGAATTGAGCGAGATGCGCGCCGAGGCCCGAGCGGCGATCGACAAGGCATGGCAGGACGCCCAGCGCGAGCGCGAACAGTTGCTGACCGACGCCAGGCAGCGTGCTGATCGGGAGCGCGAGCAGGCGCGTCGCGCGGTGAACGAGGCCAGTCAGCAACGCATCAGGATCCTGGAGCAACTGATGGGTGTGAACCGCGATCTCGCGGCGGTGCCGGCCGCCCTGGAGGCGGCATACCAGGAGGGCAAGAATTCCCCGGAGGCGAACGGCGCCGAACACGCAGACGACAAAGTCAGCACGGGCTAG
- a CDS encoding alpha/beta fold hydrolase, protein MPNIKDSVTTPDGTCPVQLFTPEGQGPWPGVIMFPDAGGVRETFDHMAAKLARSGYAVLLPDVYYREGDWAPFDMATAFGDAKERARIMFLIGTLTPDRITRDAGALFDYLVARPEVTGDRFGVCGYCMGGRISVLLAGRLPDRVAAAASFHGGGLVTDGPDSPHLLADRMNAFVYVGGARNDASFTADHAEQLEKALTAADVAHRIEWYEAGHGFAVPDNPPYSASAAERHWEAMTEVFGAALSG, encoded by the coding sequence ATGCCGAACATCAAAGACTCCGTCACTACACCGGACGGGACCTGCCCCGTCCAGCTCTTCACCCCCGAAGGACAGGGCCCGTGGCCGGGCGTGATCATGTTTCCCGACGCGGGCGGCGTGCGCGAGACCTTCGACCACATGGCGGCCAAGCTGGCCAGATCCGGCTACGCGGTGCTGCTGCCCGACGTCTACTACCGCGAGGGCGACTGGGCCCCGTTCGATATGGCGACGGCGTTCGGTGACGCCAAGGAACGGGCACGGATCATGTTCCTGATCGGCACCCTGACCCCGGATCGCATCACCCGTGACGCCGGGGCACTTTTCGACTACCTGGTCGCTCGCCCAGAAGTGACTGGGGATCGTTTCGGTGTGTGCGGCTACTGCATGGGCGGGCGAATTTCGGTGCTGCTGGCCGGCCGCCTTCCCGACCGGGTCGCGGCGGCGGCGTCCTTCCACGGCGGCGGACTGGTCACCGACGGTCCCGACAGCCCTCACCTGTTGGCCGACCGGATGAACGCCTTCGTGTACGTCGGTGGCGCGCGCAACGACGCCTCGTTCACCGCGGACCACGCCGAACAGTTGGAGAAGGCGCTGACCGCGGCCGACGTGGCGCACCGCATCGAGTGGTATGAGGCCGGCCACGGATTCGCGGTCCCCGACAACCCGCCCTACAGCGCCTCGGCCGCCGAGCGGCATTGGGAGGCGATGACCGAGGTCTTCGGTGCGGCACTATCGGGTTGA